One Pyrus communis chromosome 13, drPyrComm1.1, whole genome shotgun sequence genomic window carries:
- the LOC137713783 gene encoding cellulose synthase-like protein G3 — MPTTTHDGLPPLHTHKPSLRTTTNRVFVVVHFSAILALLYRHTLSLLHSTTLTSFFITLTFLISDTLLAFMYTTTQSLRMKPIYRTEFPENLKRVVEEPDFPALDVFICTADPYKEPPMNVVNTALSVMAYDYPTEKVSVYVSDDGGSALTLFAFMEAAKFASHWLPFCRYNNIVERCPEAYFVTDHSRFPEAEKIKIMYQGMKVKVNNVMERGKVDQEYLIGEREIQAFSKWTDGFTRQDHPAVIQVLLDHSKDRDITGHLMSNLIYVSREKSRTSPHHFKAGALNALLRVSATMTNAPIVLTLDCDMYSNNPDTPLRALCYLSDPKLRSKVGYVQFPQRFQGINKTDIYASEFRHLFIINPWGFDGLLGPNYVGTGCFFSRRAFFGGPSELIPPEIPQLHPNNVVDKPLQNPEVLELANHVASCNYENNSTWGHKMGARYGSLVEDYFTGYILLCEGWNAIFCNPEKAAFLGDAPINLLDALNQTKRWAVGLLEVAFSKYSPVTYGVRAMGPLMGLGFAYYAFWAFWAIPITTYAFVPQLALLNGITLFPKVSDPWFLLYVFVVLGAYGEELIDFVLSGGTFLKWWNNQRMWMIRGLSSFAFGFVEYFLKSLGISTHGFNVTSKVLDEDQSKRYEQGMMEFGVSSPFFVPLTVAAIVNLAAFAWGHVEIFRDGGSFEGLFVQMFIAGFGIVNCVPIYEAMISRNDKGKIPIKTSLVSTILAFALYAVVYVTLRN; from the exons ATGCCCACCACCACCCACGATGGGCTCCCACCACTTCACACCCACAAGCCTTCTCTTCGAACCACCACGAACCGTGTATTCGTGGTGGTTCACTTTAGTGCCATCTTAGCCCTGCTCTATCGCCATACACTCTCCCTCCTCCACTCCACAACCCTTACCTCTTTCTTCATCACCCTCACCTTCCTCATCTCCGACACACTTCTTGCTTTCATGTACACCACTACACAATCTTTGCGCATGAAACCAATTTATCGCACTGAATTCCCCGAAAACCTGAAAAGGGTTGTTGAAGAACCTGATTTTCCTGCTTTGGACGTGTTCATATGCACAGCTGATCCCTACAAGGAGCCACCAATGAACGTGGTGAACACAGCCTTATCGGTCATGGCTTATGACTATCCAACCGAGAAGGTATCAGTGTATGTTTCAGACGATGGCGGCTCAGCTCTGACTCTCTTTGCTTTCATGGAGGCTGCCAAATTTGCAAGCCACTGGCTACCTTTTTGCAGATACAACAACATAGTGGAACGCTGCCCGGAAGCTTATTTTGTAACGGATCATTCTCGGTTTCCTGAAGCCGAGAAGATAAAG ATTATGTACCAAGGCATGAAAGTGAAGGTAAACAATGTAATGGAGAGAGGCAAAGTCGACCAGGAATATCTAATCGGAGAACGGGAAATTCAAGCTTTTAGCAAATGGACGGATGGATTTACACGGCAAGATCATCCCGCTGTCATTCAG GTTCTTTTGGACCATAGCAAAGACAGAGACATCACAGGTCATCTGATGTCAAACCTAATTTACGTCTCTAGAGAAAAAAGCAGGACATCACCCCACCATTTCAAAGCTGGTGCACTTAATGCCCTT CTACGAGTTTCAGCTACCATGACCAATGCTCCAATAGTCTTAACCCTAGACTGTGATATGTACTCCAATAATCCTGATACGCCACTTCGCGCTCTATGTTACCTATCAGATCCTAAGCTTCGATCTAAAGTAGGGTATGTCCAATTCCCTCAACGTTTTCAAGGAATCAACAAGACTGACATATATGCAAGTGAGTTCAGGCATCTGTTCATTATCAACCCATGGGGATTCGATGGGCTATTAGGACCAAATTATGTAGGAACCGGATGCTTTTTCTCCCGACGAGCATTCTTCGGAGGGCCGTCAGAGCTTATACCACCAGAAATTCCCCAACTACACCCTAACAATGTAGTTGACAAGCCCCTTCAGAATCCAGAGGTTTTGGAATTGGCAAACCATGTTGCATCTTGCAACTATGAGAACAATAGCACTTGGGGACATAAG ATGGGAGCAAGATATGGCTCACTCGTGGAGGACTACTTCACGGGTTATATCCTACTTTGCGAGGGATGGAATGCCATATTTTGCAATCCAGAGAAGGCAGCATTTTTAGGGGATGCCCCGATCAACCTTCTTGATGCGTTGAATCAAACCAAGAGATGGGCCGTAGGCCTCCTTGAGGTAGCTTTCTCAAAATATAGTCCAGTCACATACGGTGTTCGGGCCATGGGTCCTCTGATGGGCCTTGGTTTCGCCTATTATGCTTTTTGGGCCTTCTGGGCCATTCCCATCACCACATATGCCTTCGTCCCGCAGCTAGCGCTCCTCAATGGGATCACCCTATTTCCAAAG GTTTCGGATCCATGGTTTCTCTTGTATGTGTTTGTTGTCCTTGGAGCCTATGGTGAAGAACTCATTGATTTTGTATTATCTGGAGGAACATTCCTTAAGTGGTGGAATAACCAGAGAATGTGGATGATTAGGGGACTCTCAAGCTTCGCGTTTGGATTCGTTGAGTACTTTCTCAAGTCCTTAGGCATTTCCACACATGGGTTTAATGTGACCAGCAAAGTCCTTGATGAGGACCAAAGCAAAAGATATGAACAAGGCATGATGGAGTTTGGAGTCTCATCTCCCTTCTTTGTGCCACTTACAGTGGCTGCCATTGTCAACCTGGCTGCCTTTGCTTGGGGCCATGTAGAGATTTTCCGAGATGGCGGTAGCTTCGAAGGATTGTTTGTGCAGATGTTTATAGCTGGATTTGGCATAGTGAATTGCGTACCAATCTATGAAGCCATGATCAGTAGGAATGATAAGGGAAAAATTCCTATAAAAACTAGTCTGGTTTCAACAATTTTGGCATTTGCTCTTTACGCAGTGGTTTATGTCACTCTGAGGAACTGA